The stretch of DNA ATTATTTCTTTTGACCCTGATTATAGGTTTTAATGAAATTACCTATGCACAAGAAGAGAATCTTGATTCATTAATACGTTATGGCAAAAAAACAAAAAATGATTCTATTCTTGCATATAGTTATGATTCAGCTGCTCGTAACATTAAGCGGTCAAATTTAGATTCGGCTTATAAACTTGCTAAAATGGGTTTAGGTTATGCAAAAAAAATGAATAATCAGCTCTATATTTCTGATTGTTACAACACATTAGGAGTACTAGATAAGGATTATGGAAACTATGAAGAATCATTAAAGCATCAAAAGTTAGCATTTTCACATGCCTTAAAATATAAGGGTAATTCCGATTATCAGCAATTGAATGCATTATCTTCAATGGGTATGATTTATTGGAATCAAGGCAATTATTCTCAGGCTTTAGAAATTTATTATAAAAACTTACTTGTTGCTAAAAAGAGCAATGATAGTGTTCAAATAGCACGAATACTTACTAATATGGGAAGTGTATATTTTGATCAAGGTTTAAATAATAAAGCATTAGAAAAATATTCGGAAGCATATAATTTGGTTGTAAAGCTTAATCATGTTTTTGGTCAATGCTTACTACTAAACAATTTAGGAAGTGTTTACTACCAACAAAAAGACTACGAAAATGCAAGTAAAAACTATTTTGCTTCATTAAAAATATCTGAACAAATTGATGATATTGAGGGAATTGCTGTTTCATACATTAATATTGGGTCTTTATATTTTGAACGACAACAGTACGATTCGGCTTTAGCAATACATAAAAAAGCATTAGCAATTCGAGAAGAAATGCATCACAAAGATGGTATTTCATCTGCTTTAAATGAGATTGGTAAAGTTTATTGTGAGCTTGGTAATTTAAAGCTAGCGGTTCAGTATAGTGAAAAATCATTAAAAATTGCTGAAGAAATAGAGGCATTAGATTATATAAAATCTGCTCACGAAGCATTGTATAAGTCGTATGATAAAATTGGAAATCAACCAAAAGCGTATTTCCACTACAAAGAATTTATTACCATAAGAGATAGTTTAAATAATGATGAAAATAGAAAAAAAGATTATAGAAATGAGTTGGATTTTGAATACCAATCAAAACAATACAAAGATTCTATTGAGCAGGTAAAAAAAGACTTTATAATCAATCAGAAACTTGAAACCGAAAAAATTAAAACAGAATCGCAACGTAAATTAACCATCTTGTTTAGCGTTAGTTTTCTTATCATGATTTTGTTATCCATTTTTATTTATAGAGGTTATAGAACTAAAAAAATGGCCAACATTATTATTCAACAACAAAAAAAGGAAGCCGAAGAACAACGAGACATCATCCAAGTTAAAAATCAAGAGATTTTGGATAGTATACAATATGCTAAACGGATACAAAATGCCATTTTACCTTCTAATAAAGTTGTAAAAGAGTATTTACAAGAAAGCTTTATCCTTTATAAGCCTAAAGACATTGTAGCGGGAGACTTTTATTGGCTGGAAAGCCCATCCACAACCCTTCCCAAAGGGAAGGGAGTCTCTCCCCCTTCGGGGGAGTCGGAGGGGGCTATTGTTTTATTCGCTGCTGCCGATTGTACTGGGCATGGAGTTCCAGGTGCTATGGTTAGTGTGATATGCAATAATGGATTGAATAGGAGTGTTAGAGAATACGGCTTAACCGATCCGGGAGAAATTTTAAATAAAACCCGAGAAATAGTTATTGCAGAATTTGAAAAAAGTGAAGATGAAGTAAAAGACGGAATGGATATCGCTTTGTGTAGCTTAGAAGGAAATACGTTAAAATATGCAGGAGCCAACAATCCACTTTGGATAATTAGACCAACACGTCATTCCGCACTTGATGCGGAATCTGTTGATATTGAGGGTCAAGCCCATAATGACGATTTCGAATTGATTGAAATTAAAGCCGATAAACAACCCATAGGGAAGTTTGATGAATTATTGCCATATACAACACATACCTTTGAATTACAACAAGGAGATAGTATTTATATTTTCTCGGATGGATATGTGGACCAATTTGGTGGAGAAAAAGGTAAAAAATTTAAAGCAGCAGCTTTTAGAGCATTATTGCTTTCCATTCAAGATAAAAAAATGGAAGACCAACGAAGTTTAATTGATGAAGCATTTGAAGTTTGGAAAGGAAGTTTAGAACAAATTGATGATGTTTGTGTAATTGGAGTTAGAATATAAAAGTATAGTAATTTTACAATATGAAAAAATCAGTTGTTTTTGGAGCAAATGGTTATATAGGCAGACACCTTGTTTATTATTTAAATAAGCAGGGACAACAAGTTTTAGCTACTGATGTTGCTCAAACTTCTATTGATGACAATCAAAAGTATGTGCCAATTGATATTACTAATGCAAATGCAGTTGCTGCGCTGGATTTTGATGTAGATTATATTTATTGTTTTGGAGGTTTAACAGGGACTAACGTTGGTTTTGATAAGTACAAAGATTTTGTTGAGGTTAATGAAATCGGGTTATTAAATATTTTAAATCACCATAGAAATTCTAAATCAAAATCTCGAATAGTGTTTCCTTCAACCCGTTTGGTTTACAAAGGACAACAAGATGTTTTTCTGAAAGAAGATGACCAAAAAGAGGCCTTAACCATTTATGCTCAAAATAAATTGAGTTGTGAAGAATATTTAAAACAATACGCCACTAATTTTAATATTGATTTTACCATTTTTCGAATTTGTGTGCCTTATGGAAATGTTTTTGATGATAAATTCTCTTATGGTACCGTAGGTTTCTTTTTAAATAAAGCTAAAAACAACGAAATCATCACACTTTTTGGTAAAGGCGAATTACGTAGAACGTTTACACACGTAGAAGATATTTGCAATGCTATTTTCGAAACATTGAAACAAGTGCAGTCAAAAAACAACATTTTTAATATTGGAAGTAACGACAATTTAAGTTTGTTAGAAGTAGCTAGTTTTTTTGCTGAAAAATACAAAGTGGAGATTACATTCAATTCGTGGCCAGAAAGTGCACTAAAAATAGAATCAGGTGACACTATTTTTAACGATGATAAATTAAAAACGACCACCAAATTTGAATATCAACACTCCATTAAAAAGTGGATTGAAAACCTATAGTTAGTTGTTTTTCTTAACAACGTAGTACGATTGAAACGTAAAGAAGTCGTTAATAAAAGGAATTGCACCAATTAATTTAGATAGTTTGCGGGTTTTAAAACCAAATTTGTATTCGTAAATTGGTGCAACAAAGTATTTTACCTGTTTTAAAATGGTATAATTATTTTCTTTACAAATTTTCTCAAAACGGCTGGTAGAAATTCCAGTTTCTTTTATTTCCAACAAGCCTTCAATTACTGAATCGTTTTCACCAAACATTTTTAAAACCAATTTATATAATGTTTTAGGAAGTAAATGGTAATAAGGTAAATTAGCCAATAACTTCGATTTTGCACATTGTTGATGCCCACCATAAGGCATCCTCCAAGCAGGAAAACCAAAAAATATCACCCCCTTATCAGCTAAAAAATGTTCTACTTGCTGCATAAATTTTTCTTGGTTGTGAATGTGTTCAATTACATCTTTTAAAATAATCAAATCAAATTTTGGGTTAAAACCATTTGGGTCAATATCATAAATATTTTGGTTGATGAATTTCACTAAACCATCATTAACCTCTTCTTTCATAAATTCATTTGCCAATTCAACGCGAGCCAATTCAAGTTCAATACCAGTACAAACACAACCTAGCTCTGTAAATGCTTTTAATACACCGCCTTCTGAACTGCCTATTTCAAGTACTCTATCTCCAGCTTTAGGAGTGTATACATTGCCTAAAAACGGAATAATAGAGTCTCTAGAGTTGAGGTACTGTATTTCAAAATATTTTGGTTTATCAGCGTATAATTTTCCCATTCAGTAGAAACGTATTTAGATTGCGAATTTAGTATTTATAACTAAAACATAGATAATTTGAAAAATACAAACTTTTAGTGCTTAATTCAAAACCACCAATTTCAAGAAAGTTATTATCTTCGTGAAAAATAAGTAAAGGACAAAAATGAGTAAGAAAGATAAAACACAAGTTTCTGCGGCTGCTGATGTGAAAAAAGAAAATAAGGGTTCATTTTCTTTAAACGACCTAAACAATAAAACGCTTTGGATTTTTACAGGAATACTAACCATTGTCTACTTTATATTTTCTACTTTTTCTGATGGTTTTTATATGCATGATGAACCCATGTTTTATTTGTATGCAAAGGAACTATTGCAAAGCCCACAAGAATCTCTACTTTCTTTCCAAAAATTAGGTTACATTTTATATTTAGCGTTACCATCGCTTGGTGGGTTTACTTTTTTACATTTCTGTAACAGTTTATTATCAG from Flavobacteriales bacterium encodes:
- a CDS encoding tetratricopeptide repeat protein, encoding MTLIIGFNEITYAQEENLDSLIRYGKKTKNDSILAYSYDSAARNIKRSNLDSAYKLAKMGLGYAKKMNNQLYISDCYNTLGVLDKDYGNYEESLKHQKLAFSHALKYKGNSDYQQLNALSSMGMIYWNQGNYSQALEIYYKNLLVAKKSNDSVQIARILTNMGSVYFDQGLNNKALEKYSEAYNLVVKLNHVFGQCLLLNNLGSVYYQQKDYENASKNYFASLKISEQIDDIEGIAVSYINIGSLYFERQQYDSALAIHKKALAIREEMHHKDGISSALNEIGKVYCELGNLKLAVQYSEKSLKIAEEIEALDYIKSAHEALYKSYDKIGNQPKAYFHYKEFITIRDSLNNDENRKKDYRNELDFEYQSKQYKDSIEQVKKDFIINQKLETEKIKTESQRKLTILFSVSFLIMILLSIFIYRGYRTKKMANIIIQQQKKEAEEQRDIIQVKNQEILDSIQYAKRIQNAILPSNKVVKEYLQESFILYKPKDIVAGDFYWLESPSTTLPKGKGVSPPSGESEGAIVLFAAADCTGHGVPGAMVSVICNNGLNRSVREYGLTDPGEILNKTREIVIAEFEKSEDEVKDGMDIALCSLEGNTLKYAGANNPLWIIRPTRHSALDAESVDIEGQAHNDDFELIEIKADKQPIGKFDELLPYTTHTFELQQGDSIYIFSDGYVDQFGGEKGKKFKAAAFRALLLSIQDKKMEDQRSLIDEAFEVWKGSLEQIDDVCVIGVRI
- a CDS encoding NAD(P)-dependent oxidoreductase, which produces MKKSVVFGANGYIGRHLVYYLNKQGQQVLATDVAQTSIDDNQKYVPIDITNANAVAALDFDVDYIYCFGGLTGTNVGFDKYKDFVEVNEIGLLNILNHHRNSKSKSRIVFPSTRLVYKGQQDVFLKEDDQKEALTIYAQNKLSCEEYLKQYATNFNIDFTIFRICVPYGNVFDDKFSYGTVGFFLNKAKNNEIITLFGKGELRRTFTHVEDICNAIFETLKQVQSKNNIFNIGSNDNLSLLEVASFFAEKYKVEITFNSWPESALKIESGDTIFNDDKLKTTTKFEYQHSIKKWIENL
- a CDS encoding class I SAM-dependent methyltransferase translates to MGKLYADKPKYFEIQYLNSRDSIIPFLGNVYTPKAGDRVLEIGSSEGGVLKAFTELGCVCTGIELELARVELANEFMKEEVNDGLVKFINQNIYDIDPNGFNPKFDLIILKDVIEHIHNQEKFMQQVEHFLADKGVIFFGFPAWRMPYGGHQQCAKSKLLANLPYYHLLPKTLYKLVLKMFGENDSVIEGLLEIKETGISTSRFEKICKENNYTILKQVKYFVAPIYEYKFGFKTRKLSKLIGAIPFINDFFTFQSYYVVKKNN